In the Acidobacteriota bacterium genome, TTCGCCAGCGTCATCGTGATCGCTGACGTCAATGTCGTCTTCCCGTGATCAACGTGCCCGATCGTCCCTATGTTTACGTGCGGCTTCGTCCTTTCAAATCTCTCCTTGGACATGGTCGCCTCCTTGAATTAATAATTTTTGATGACCTGCGCTGGAGCCCACGACCGGGATTGAACCGGTGACCCCTTCCTTACCAAGGAAGTGCTCTACCGCTGAGCCACGTGGGCTAACATGAAAAAATCTCTCACTATACTAATGACAAACTTCCTTATAAATAAAGGGATGGAGCGGGAAACGGGATTCGAACCCGCGACCCTCAGCTTGGAAGGCTGATGCTCTAGCCAGCTGAGCTACTCCCGCTCTTATCTGTTCCAAATTGTTCAGGTCCTGTGCGCGTCTTCTTTAACCCTGTCAAAAGGTTGATGTTTTATTACAATCAACGTTTTTGTTACCCCGTAAGATAGCACGGCACAAAGATTATGTAAATGGTGGAGAGGGGAGGATTCGAACCTCCGAAGGCTGCGCCGTCAGATTTACAGTCTGATCCCTTTGTCCACTCGGGAACCTCTCCAAACAAAAAAGCCCTCGTGATGCAGGTTCCTCAATAGCCAGAACACGACCTCACGGAGCAGACTCCCTCCTGGTCACGTGGAGCTGGCGAAGGGATTTGAACCCCTGACCCGCTGATTACAAATCAGCTGCTCTACCGCTGAGCTACGCCAGCTAACAAAGTTTTTATAATATCAATTCAAAAAAATAAAATCAAGATTTTTTTCATTTTTATTTTACTTTTTTGTAATGCTTCTTCTCATGACCTCATAGAGGATGACTCCACATGCCACGGAAACGTTCAGAGACTCCGCCTGCTCGCTTATAGGGATTCTTATGGAAGCATCCGTCCTACTCATCAATTCTGTTGTGATCCCGCTGCTCTCGCTCCCAAGGATCAGGGCAAGGGGAAACTCGAACAGAAAATCGTAGAAATCCTCCTTCCCGTCCTTCTCAACGGCAACGATATGAAAGCCTTTCTCTTTGAGCGCTTCTGCCAGGGATACAAGACTTTTTTCTCTGGAAATTCTCGCATGAACAATGCTCCCTGCCGATCGTTTTGCAGCCACCTTTGTCATTCCGACTGATCTCTTGATTGGAATGAAAATCCCTGCAACACTCGTTGCAACCGCAGTCCTCACGATGGCTCCGAAATTACCCGGATCTTCGATGCCGTCCAGGATCAGGACGATGGAACGGTCATCGATAAATTGGAAGATCTCCTGTCTGCTGGAATATCTTGAGGCTGCGATGGTGGCGACGATTCCCTGGTGTTTATCGGTCCCGCTCATCCTCCGCAGCATCCCCACGGGGACATTGGAAACGGGAATCCCTCTCTGCCGGGCCATCCTCATAAGAGCCCCGACTTTCCCTTCGGCGCCCCCTTTGGAAATGAAGATCTTCTCGATCTCAACTTTCCCCGAATGCAGTGCTTCGTGCAAAGGATTTATCCCGTATAGTATTTCTTCTTCGAACTGGTCTGTCATCCTTCCACGATCCTGCAAGTGTTTCAGCGCTCCCTCTGAAGAAGAGCCACTGCCTGAGCCGCCATTCCTTCTCCCTTCCCGACGAATCCCAGACCTTCCACTCTCTTCCCCTTGATACTGATCATCTCTCTGCTCACTCTCAGTGTAGAAGCTATGCGATCCTTCATTGCCTCGAAGTATGCCGCAAGAGGAGGCTGATCAGCTATGATTATGGAATCGAGGTTTATGATGGTGAACCCTTTCTCATGGACGATCATCCTAACCTTCTCGAGCATCTCCACGCTCGATGCATCACGCCAGGCTGGATCAGACACTGGAAAATAAAAGCCGATATCTTTCTCTGCCATTGCTCCAAGGATGGCATCGATGATACTATGAATCAGAACATCGGCATCGGAGTGACCATCCAGCCCTTTATCGAATGCAATCTCGACGCCGCCCAGTATGAGCCTTCTTCCCCTCTTCAGCGGATGAACATCGTATCCTATTCCCGCTCTTATCATGGCATCTTCCTTTCCCGGGATCGCATGAAAAGTTCGGCAATATGAAGATCACTTAGGCTGGTAACCTTCAGGTTGGTTCCCTCCCCTTCCACTACGCTGACCTTGAATCCCAGGCGTTCCGCAAGAGAGGATTCGTCTGTTGCCTCCCGCTTCTCTTTTGAGGCGGTCTTCATAATCTGCCCGAGAACATCGGCGCGGAATCCTTGAGGGGTCTGCGCGAGGTAGAGTTTATCCCTCTTGAGAGTCTTCAAAATGAATCTTTTTCGATCTACCTCCTTGACCGTATCATTGACCTTGATGGCGGCTATCGCCGCCCCGCATCTTTTCGTCTCCGCCAGAACCTTTTTGATCAACTCCCTGGAAACTAACGGCCTGACGCCATCATGGATGAGATAGATAGAAGCATCTCCAGCCGCCTTAATACCGTTCTCCA is a window encoding:
- a CDS encoding GTP-binding protein, which codes for MSKERFERTKPHVNIGTIGHVDHGKTTLTSAITMTLA
- the rlmB gene encoding 23S rRNA (guanosine(2251)-2'-O)-methyltransferase RlmB codes for the protein MTDQFEEEILYGINPLHEALHSGKVEIEKIFISKGGAEGKVGALMRMARQRGIPVSNVPVGMLRRMSGTDKHQGIVATIAASRYSSRQEIFQFIDDRSIVLILDGIEDPGNFGAIVRTAVATSVAGIFIPIKRSVGMTKVAAKRSAGSIVHARISREKSLVSLAEALKEKGFHIVAVEKDGKEDFYDFLFEFPLALILGSESSGITTELMSRTDASIRIPISEQAESLNVSVACGVILYEVMRRSITKK
- the ispF gene encoding 2-C-methyl-D-erythritol 2,4-cyclodiphosphate synthase: MIRAGIGYDVHPLKRGRRLILGGVEIAFDKGLDGHSDADVLIHSIIDAILGAMAEKDIGFYFPVSDPAWRDASSVEMLEKVRMIVHEKGFTIINLDSIIIADQPPLAAYFEAMKDRIASTLRVSREMISIKGKRVEGLGFVGKGEGMAAQAVALLQRER
- the ispD gene encoding 2-C-methyl-D-erythritol 4-phosphate cytidylyltransferase; its protein translation is MSGRKQIVKAIIAAGGEGKRLGTTLPKQFLRIAGKTVLENAIIPFQEIDEISEIIVVLPRRYLKRYFSAITGKYGKVACVVPGGKMRFESVENGIKAAGDASIYLIHDGVRPLVSRELIKKVLAETKRCGAAIAAIKVNDTVKEVDRKRFILKTLKRDKLYLAQTPQGFRADVLGQIMKTASKEKREATDESSLAERLGFKVSVVEGEGTNLKVTSLSDLHIAELFMRSRERKMP